From one Triticum aestivum cultivar Chinese Spring chromosome 4B, IWGSC CS RefSeq v2.1, whole genome shotgun sequence genomic stretch:
- the LOC123092401 gene encoding uncharacterized protein yields MAAAPSSTYSDEEPTATPTRGIEGIRSTINRGNLPCPVVCATGEQVGVSGSKRKRRKHYVYLVFDDWSYGYSIHKVNLFPCSRRRKQTAFSAPADVPCLPPALFRLEAAHGSPEYFASAFGTRILAMHTRDPGGKRLLSGTFVPMLDVSSLSMTFCPGQEYPINPIYLSVGNTRLFCLSEASFEMLHWEPLCPPPLGRRRSKEWSWQRLEKPPFKNYNVTSYAVHPQRCTIFVSTKMNDIEATFSFDMEKQKWEQLGSWALPFAGRGHFDPLNGFVGLSKDSDTLGQVYSCCLSSSSTGHGLEWKLGKERLFSQDPAERHVGATLVYVGQSKFCLVQCVSIEGESDGPKLKEEGNVGGPVYRTEDRGADLKLNEGDVQELKEEGDVQELKEEGDVGGPGYSIEDEGYDQELMDEGYDQELMEERYVPCCCLYRLTTFSLSYDIKGDLTTGNSCRVLYYKVPEAITSSFLVRRSCRILHVIKCFVVFSSYVYFSLGCGSMSFLL; encoded by the exons ATGGCCGCTGCACCATCTTCGACTTATAG CGATGAAGAGCCAACGGCAACGCCTACCAGAGGAATCGAAGGAATCAGATCTACAATTAATCGAGGAAACCTTCCCTGCCCAGTGGTGTGTGCAACAGGCGAGCAAGTAGGAGTGTCTGGTTCCAAGAGAAAGCGTCGGAAGCATTACGTTTACCTTGTTTTTGATGACTGGTCGTACGGATATAGCATCCACAAGGTAAACTTGTTTCCCTGCTCTCGCCGACGTAAGCAGACTGCATTCTCAGCACCAGCCGATGTGCCGTGCCTGCCTCCGGCACTCTTCCGCTTGGAGGCAGCGCATGGGTCGCCAGAGTACTTCGCCTCAGCCTTTGGCACCAGGATCTTGGCGATGCATACCAGGGATCCCGGAGGCAAGAGATTGTTGTCCGGGACCTTCGTCCCCATGTTGGACGTCTCCTCGCTGAGCATGACCTTTTGCCCTGGCCAGGAATATCCGATTAATCCCATCTATCTCTCCGTCGGCAATACTAGGCTATTCTGTCTCAGCGAAGCCTCCTTCGAGATGCTCCACTGGGAACCTCTCTGCCCCCCGCCGCTGGGTCGACGTCGCAGCAAGGAGTGGTCGTGGCAACGGCTTGAGAAACCGCCATTCAAGAATTATAACGTCACGTCCTACGCTGTGCATCCCCAGAGATGTACCATCTTCGTCAGCACCAAGATGAACGACATTGAGGCCACCTTTTCCTTTGACATGGAAAAGCAAAAGTGGGAACAACTTGGCAGTTGGGCGCTGCCCTTCGCAGGCCGTGGTCACTTTGATCCCCTCAATGGCTTTGTTGGGCTCTCCAAAGATTCTGACACCCTTGGCCAAGTCTACTCCTGCTGCTTGTCCAGCTCCAGCACTGGCCACGGCCTTGAGTGGAAGCTCGGCAAGGAGAGGCTGTTCAGTCAGGACCCAGCTGAGAGGCATGTAGGCGCCACCCTAGTCTACGTGGGCCAGAGCAAATTTTGCTTAGTGCAGTGCGTCTCCATTGAGGGTGAAAGCGATGGTCCGAAGCTTAAGGAAGAGGGAAATGTGGGCGGACCTGTTTACCGTACCGAGGACCGGGGTGCTGATCTGAAGCTCAATGAAGGAGATGTTCAGGAGCTCAAGGAAGAGGGAGATGTTCAGGAGCTCAAGGAAGAGGGAGATGTGGGTGGACCCGGTTACTCTATTGAGGACGAGGGATATGATCAGGAGCTCATGGACGAGGGATATGATCAGGAGCTCATGGAAGAGCGATATGTACCTTGTTGCTGTCTGTATCGTTTGACCACATTTTCTCTCAGCTATGACATCAAAGGAGACCTGACGACTGGCAATAGTTGTCGGGTGCTATACTATAAAGTGCCTGAAGCGATCACTTCGTCATTCCTAGTTAGAAGATCCTGTCGCATTTTGCATGTAATAAAGTGCTTTGTGGTATTCAGTTCCTATGTTTACTTTTCACTTGGTTGTGGCTCCATGTCATTTTTACTTTAA